Part of the Streptomyces sp. WMMC500 genome is shown below.
GACGGCCGCTGGGTGCGCAGGCTCCGCGAGCTGCCCGAGGTAGGCGCCGACGAGCCCGCCGGCGTCGCGGTGCGGGCCGGCGGCACGTACGTCATCACCGGCGGCGGAGGCGGCCTCGGCCTGCTCTTCGCCGAACACCTCGCCCGCCGGGCCTCGGTGAACCTGCTGCTCGTCGGCCGCTCGGAGCTCACGGGCGAACGCCGGGAGGCGCTGGAGCGGATCCGCGCCCTCGGGGCCGACGTCCGCTACGAGCGCGCCGACGTGGCGAACCGCGGCGACGTCGAATGGATCCTGGCCGCCGCCCGCGACCGCTGGGGCAGCGTGCACGGCGTCATCCACTCCGCCGGCGTGCTGCGCGACGGGCTGCTGCCCAACAAGACCGCCGACGAGATCGACTCCGTGCTCGCGGGCAAGGTCGACGGCGCCGTCCACTTCGACGCGGCGACCGCGGGCGACGACCTCGACTTCTTCATGGTCTTCTCCTCGCTGGCCGCGCTCGCGGGCAACCCCGGCCAGGTCGACTACGCCTTCGCCAGCCGCTTCCTGAACGCCTTCAGCCGCCGCCGCGAGGAACTGCGCGCCGCAGGCGAGCGGTCCGGCGCGAGCATCGCGCTGGTCTGGCCGTTCTGGCGCGACGGCGGCATGCGGGTCGACGAGGCCACCGAGGGCTTCGTACGCCGCCGCCTGGGCCTGACGCCGCTGGAGAACGCGGTCGGCGTGGCGGCGTTCGACGCGGCTCTGCACCACGCCGTGGCGGAGTTCGGCGTGGTGCACGCGGAACGGGACAAGCTGCAGCGGGTGTTGCGGATCGAGCCGCCGGCGGCCGCATCCGCCGCGGCGGAGCCCGAGGCGGCCACCGCGAGGACCGCCGGCGGCGGATCCGCGGCCGCGAAGGGCGATTCGACGGTGGAGATCGAGCTGAAGGGCGTCCTGGCCGAGCTGGGGCTGTAGCACACGGCACGCGGGGGAGAGGAAACGGCGATGACGGACAAAGAACTGCTGAGGCGTTCCCTGGACGCCGTACGCACCCTGCGCGAACAGGTGGACGAGCTGCGCGCGCGGGCCGAGGAGCCCATCGCCGTCGTCGGCCTCGGCTGCCGCTTCCCCGGCGGCGCGGACGGGCCCGAGCGGTTCTGGGAGCTGCTGCGCGAGGGCCGCGACGGGATCGTGGACGTACCGCGGGACCGGTGGCCCGTCGAGGGCTGGTACTCCTCCGACCGGAGCGAGCCCGGCACGTCGTACACCCGCCGCGGCGGGTTCCTCGCCGAGGGCGCCCACGCGTTCGACGCCGGGTTCTTCGGCGTCACCGACGCCGAGGCCCGCGACATGGACCCGCAGCACCGGCTGCTGCTGGAGACGAGCTGGCAGGCGCTGGAGAGCGCCGGGCTGCTGTCGGGCACCACGGCCGAACGGCGCGTCGGCGTCTTCGTCGGCGTCTCCGGCTCGGAGAACACCCTGCTGCCCCGGTCGCCGCGTGAGGCCGGGCCGTACACCGCCACCGGCTCCGCGATCAGCGTGGCCGCGGGACGGGTGGCGCACACCTTCGGGCTGCGCGGCCCGGCGCTCGCGGTCGACACGGCGTGCTCGTCGTCGCTGCTCGCGGTGCACCTGGCGGTCGAGAGCCTGCGCCGCGGCGAGTGCACCGCCGCCCTGGCCGGCGGCGTCAGCGCCATGATGTCGCCCGCCGTGATGGTCGCCCTGTGCCGGATGGAGGCGCTGGCAGAGGACGGCAAGTGCAAGGTCTTCGACGCCGCCGCCGACGGCTACGTACGCTCCGAGGGCAGCGGAATGGTCGCCCTCATGCGCGCCTCGGACGCCGCCGCCGTACGCGCCCCGGTCCTCGCCCTCATCCGCGGCTCCGCCGTCAACCACGACGGGCGCACCAGCGGCCTGACCGTCCCCAACGGCCGTGCGCAGCGCGAGCTGATCGCCGACGCCGTGGCCGCGGCGGGGGTGGAGCCGCGCGCCGTGGACTACCTGGAGGCGCACGGCACCGGCACCTCGCTGGGCGACCCGATCGAGGTCCGCGCCGCCGCCGACGTCCTGTGCGCCGACCGCGACCCCGGGGCGCCGCTGCGCATCGGCGCCGTGAAGTCCAACATCGGGCACCTGGAGGCCGCCGCCGGGGTGGCCGGCCTGATCAAGACCGTGCTCGCGCTGCGGCACCGCGAGATCCCCGGCGGACTGCACCTGAACACGCCCAACCCGCGGCTCGGCGTCGAGCGCCTGCCGGTGGCGCTGTGCGACCGTACGGCGACCTGGCCGCGCCGGGCCGACGGCCGGCCCCGTACCGCGGGCGTCAGCTCCTTCGGCTTCTCGGGCACCAACGTGCACGTCGTGCTCACCGAGCCCGACACCCGGCCTGACGCCGAACCGCCGCGCACCGCGGGGCCGGAGCGCCCCGCTCACGTCTTCGCGCTCTCCGCGCGCGACCCGGAGGGCCTGCGCGAATCCGCCGCCCGCCACGGCCGGTGGCTCGCCACGCACCCCGACGCGACCCTCGCGGACTTCTGCCACACCGCCACCGCACGCCGCGCCCACTTCGCCCACCGCGCCGCGTTCGTCACCGCCACGCGCGACGACCTCGCGCGCCGGCTCACCGCGCTCGCCGAGGGCGACGCGCCCGAGCCGGCCCCCGGCCGGCGGCAGACCGCCGCGGCCGAGGCCGTCGGCGCCCGCGACCGGGCGCCCGCGCCGCCGGTCGCCTTCCTCCTCGACGCCACCGCCCCCGTCGCGGAGCGCATCCACGAGACGCTGTACGCCACCCACCCGGGATTCCGCGCACACGTCGACAGGTGTACGGCCGAACTGCGGCCCCCGGCCGCCGAGTCGGACGGCGCCCACGGCGCCCCGCTCGCCGCCGACGTACGGACCGTGGCCTGCCAGATCGCGCTGGTACGCACCCTGGGCGACTGGGGCATCGCGGCCGGTGCCGTCGCGGGCGGCGCCGCCCCCGGCGACCTCGCCGCCGCCGTCCTCAGCGGCGCCCTCGACGCCCCCACCGCGGGCGCCCTCCTCGCCGCCCGCCACGGCGCCGCCGCCCCGCCGGCCGCGCCGCCGCGCCGCCCGCGCGCCCTGCGGCTGCTGCACGGACCCGACGCCGGCGAGGCCGGCGCGGACCAGGCGGCCGATCCGGGGTTCTGGCTGCGTCCCGGTGCCGGCGTCCGGCCGGAGGCCGCCGCGGCGGCGCTCGCCGCGCACGGCTACGACACCCTCGTCCACCTCGGCGGGCCCCCGGCACGGGCCGAGGCCGGCGAGATCCGTGGGCTGCCCGGGGACGACATCTGGCGCGAACTCCTCGGCTGGCTGGCGGAACGACACGTCTCGGGCCACGACGTCGACTGGTCCGCCTGCGACGCCGGCTACGAACGGACCCGGCTGGACCTGCCCGGCCAGACGTTCCGACGCCGTGCGCACCGCCCGGACGCCGCGGCATCCGATGCCGCTCCCGCGGCGTCCGGGGCCGGTGCACCCGTGGGCGCGCTCGGCTTGCGGCAGGTCGCCTCGCCGCTCGCGCAGCGCCAGTACACGACCGCCGTCAGCCGCGCGGTCCTGCCCCAACTCGCCGACACCGCCGGGGTGCTGCACGTCGGCTACTACCAGGAGCTGCTGGCCTCCGCGGCCCGCACGGGCCCCGGGCTGCGC
Proteins encoded:
- a CDS encoding beta-ketoacyl synthase N-terminal-like domain-containing protein → MTDKELLRRSLDAVRTLREQVDELRARAEEPIAVVGLGCRFPGGADGPERFWELLREGRDGIVDVPRDRWPVEGWYSSDRSEPGTSYTRRGGFLAEGAHAFDAGFFGVTDAEARDMDPQHRLLLETSWQALESAGLLSGTTAERRVGVFVGVSGSENTLLPRSPREAGPYTATGSAISVAAGRVAHTFGLRGPALAVDTACSSSLLAVHLAVESLRRGECTAALAGGVSAMMSPAVMVALCRMEALAEDGKCKVFDAAADGYVRSEGSGMVALMRASDAAAVRAPVLALIRGSAVNHDGRTSGLTVPNGRAQRELIADAVAAAGVEPRAVDYLEAHGTGTSLGDPIEVRAAADVLCADRDPGAPLRIGAVKSNIGHLEAAAGVAGLIKTVLALRHREIPGGLHLNTPNPRLGVERLPVALCDRTATWPRRADGRPRTAGVSSFGFSGTNVHVVLTEPDTRPDAEPPRTAGPERPAHVFALSARDPEGLRESAARHGRWLATHPDATLADFCHTATARRAHFAHRAAFVTATRDDLARRLTALAEGDAPEPAPGRRQTAAAEAVGARDRAPAPPVAFLLDATAPVAERIHETLYATHPGFRAHVDRCTAELRPPAAESDGAHGAPLAADVRTVACQIALVRTLGDWGIAAGAVAGGAAPGDLAAAVLSGALDAPTAGALLAARHGAAAPPAAPPRRPRALRLLHGPDAGEAGADQAADPGFWLRPGAGVRPEAAAAALAAHGYDTLVHLGGPPARAEAGEIRGLPGDDIWRELLGWLAERHVSGHDVDWSACDAGYERTRLDLPGQTFRRRAHRPDAAASDAAPAASGAGAPVGALGLRQVASPLAQRQYTTAVSRAVLPQLADTAGVLHVGYYQELLASAARTGPGLRLDDVRFERALTVSRGRERTVHLAVGPADGAGWAEFSVHSRESGEAPAERPGDEGWHRHAAGRLRPGGGGAEPGTLPEAARAEIRERCPVRFEGAEFYRQMAERGVPLGPSVEWVDEAWLGEGEVLARFRPPTPAETGAAPGRPDRELPVPAGMLDACVQLYALAAGPQLAERDLFMTARLGEVGFGAPADGALWCHVRLTAPVGELLVGEHLLCAEDGAAVGWGRGTEIRVISPGAGRYETSADDVRDDLRGDAARRAPGGAYDAAALRDLLTGMVAELLQLPPAEVPSSRPLAETGLDSLAALELRQRVRAETGVDLPVDLLIAGPSLDEVVERVSGSAAGAEPAAPRPYDVDGRLWLPVTPRDDAAVRLFCLPYGGRGASLYRDWPGSAYAGVEVVPVQLPGREERADERCLVDADEAVDAVAQALKPYLDRPFAFYGHSMGALLAYRLAHRLGAEYGELLRHLFVGAFSAPTGGENPLGARLRSVTQRLGFEQMPEHEELARVRRAQPRLYDTALRAELGEHLAGKADVAMDGPGYSDLRVVQSYRHEPGEAPLRVPVTAFHGAGDPVVAEQDADGWRPLTDGGFELLVVPGDHFFVHGDQSGPRVLAEMSARLRQPVRA